From Haloarcula sp. CBA1127, a single genomic window includes:
- a CDS encoding heme-copper oxidase subunit III, translated as MAGSTEAGTEHVAEDGHEHRSRWPLLAAAGAASLYLSIGLVFVGFDLVPSVVPIVLGGAGAIGLLTGLAGWANEAFIADYLRNRSDGDSDLYATTMILFLVSDVATFSAGFVYYAFIRAGSWPPAHLPPLLGSLVVINTALLLASSVTLHYGHEALEDGNRDRFLGLLGVTLALGVVFLAGQVYEYYEFVAVEGFGIGSGAFGSAFYGLTGLHGLHVALGVLLLAIAFGRALRGHYAPERDTAIRTTSLYWHFVDFVWVFLVVVLYVGAAL; from the coding sequence ATGGCTGGTTCGACGGAGGCGGGAACCGAACACGTCGCCGAAGACGGCCACGAACACCGAAGTCGGTGGCCGCTGCTAGCTGCAGCCGGCGCTGCGTCGCTGTACCTGAGTATCGGGCTGGTCTTTGTCGGGTTCGATCTGGTCCCGTCTGTGGTCCCGATTGTCCTCGGTGGTGCTGGTGCGATTGGCTTGCTGACCGGACTCGCCGGGTGGGCTAACGAGGCCTTCATCGCCGATTACCTACGGAACCGCAGCGATGGCGATTCCGACCTGTACGCCACGACGATGATTCTGTTTCTCGTTTCCGACGTGGCGACCTTCTCCGCCGGTTTCGTCTACTATGCCTTCATTCGGGCCGGGTCGTGGCCGCCGGCCCACCTCCCGCCGTTGCTCGGCTCGCTCGTGGTCATCAACACGGCGCTGCTGCTTGCTAGCAGCGTGACGCTCCATTACGGGCACGAGGCGCTCGAAGACGGGAACCGGGACCGGTTCCTCGGCCTGCTCGGGGTGACGCTCGCGCTCGGCGTCGTCTTCCTCGCCGGACAGGTGTACGAGTACTACGAGTTCGTTGCCGTGGAGGGGTTCGGCATCGGTTCGGGCGCGTTCGGGAGCGCGTTCTACGGCCTGACCGGCCTCCACGGTCTGCACGTCGCGCTCGGCGTCCTGCTGCTCGCTATCGCCTTCGGGCGCGCGCTCCGTGGCCATTACGCGCCCGAACGGGACACGGCTATCCGGACCACGTCACTGTACTGGCACTTCGTCGACTTCGTGTGGGTGTTCCTCGTCGTCGTGCTGTACGTCGGCGCTGCGCTCTGA
- a CDS encoding DUF6789 family protein, whose amino-acid sequence MLNRAIVEGTALAVLALAVLFLWVRERRKARPESDGGYTTREEVEFEIGRIQSELSRWLTTTDHRDIGLLYIFFGTAAGLWGGVDAMMLRTELLTPPADIWTPETYNALFTTHGLTMLIFFVLPVFFGIGNYVLPLLIGADDMAFPRVNAIGFWLLPPALILVRMGLMVQVLGQVLNLVLPADAIRFFLTMREVSVGWTLYAPLSVQQPNPQIDLLLLGLHLSGIATTVGAINFITTIVYERGEGVSWANLDIFSWNMLVTSGIALFAFPLLGSALVMLLLDRNLGTAFFATEGGGAILWQHLFWFWGHPEVYILFLPATGLMSLILPKFVGRKLFGYQFIVYSTLGLGVLSFGVWAHHMFTTSADPRVKLSFMAVSIAIAVPSAIKVFNWITTMWEGDIRLTAPFILCAGGIGTFIIGGVTGVFLAVIPVDILYHGTYYVVGHFHLIVVGIIPFLMIAASYYWYPLITGRWYDTRMARFQALLIVFGSFVTFMTLLVIGGLGLPRRQAIYPPEYQLAQQIATVGGYIIGLSALLWLYNMLVSYWRGTPVTTTDPWGLKATSQFTREWQWFEQHMMDKYDMEPTEPETTRRSYAPEAEPTGLAGGVGTVAQTVSRNAWMAAVGGFVGTVLMSGGLITAILIGVLDPVSFGEIAELVGLPANPAIGAVLFLVGGTVTWPLLFLAFSDYLPGRLLFETGLVFATLISSGFAIAFYTGQSGLTFIGYLTFVLVSHWAYGIGLTVTFQYLKSDEALRSRGGGGS is encoded by the coding sequence ATGCTAAACAGGGCTATCGTCGAGGGTACCGCTCTCGCTGTGCTGGCGCTGGCAGTGCTTTTCCTGTGGGTCCGGGAGCGACGGAAGGCGCGACCGGAGAGCGACGGCGGCTACACGACGCGGGAGGAGGTCGAATTCGAAATCGGTCGAATCCAGTCTGAACTGTCCCGCTGGCTGACGACGACGGATCACCGGGACATCGGACTGTTGTACATCTTTTTCGGCACCGCCGCCGGCCTATGGGGCGGTGTCGACGCGATGATGCTCCGGACGGAACTGCTGACGCCGCCGGCGGACATCTGGACGCCGGAGACGTACAATGCGCTGTTTACCACGCACGGCCTGACGATGCTGATATTCTTTGTCCTGCCCGTGTTCTTCGGCATCGGGAACTACGTCCTACCGCTGCTCATCGGGGCCGACGACATGGCGTTCCCGCGGGTCAACGCCATCGGCTTCTGGCTCCTGCCGCCGGCGCTGATTCTGGTCCGGATGGGGCTCATGGTTCAGGTACTCGGCCAGGTGCTGAATCTGGTGCTCCCGGCGGACGCTATCCGGTTTTTCCTCACGATGCGCGAGGTGAGCGTCGGCTGGACGCTGTATGCGCCACTGTCTGTGCAACAGCCCAATCCGCAGATAGACCTGCTGTTGCTCGGGTTACACCTGAGCGGCATCGCCACGACGGTCGGGGCCATCAACTTCATCACTACAATCGTCTACGAGCGCGGCGAGGGTGTCAGCTGGGCGAACCTCGACATCTTCTCGTGGAATATGCTCGTCACGAGCGGGATTGCGCTGTTCGCCTTTCCGCTGCTTGGAAGCGCACTCGTGATGCTCCTGCTAGATCGGAACCTCGGAACGGCCTTTTTCGCCACGGAGGGCGGCGGTGCCATCCTCTGGCAACACCTGTTCTGGTTCTGGGGCCACCCGGAGGTGTACATCCTCTTCCTTCCGGCGACGGGGCTGATGAGTCTTATTTTACCGAAGTTCGTCGGGCGCAAACTCTTCGGCTATCAGTTCATCGTCTACTCGACGCTAGGGCTGGGCGTCCTCTCTTTCGGCGTCTGGGCGCATCACATGTTCACGACGAGCGCGGACCCGCGAGTGAAGCTGTCGTTCATGGCCGTCTCCATCGCCATCGCCGTTCCGAGCGCCATCAAGGTGTTCAACTGGATCACGACGATGTGGGAGGGGGATATCCGCCTGACTGCGCCGTTTATCCTCTGTGCCGGCGGCATCGGGACGTTCATCATCGGGGGCGTCACCGGCGTGTTTCTCGCTGTTATCCCAGTCGATATCCTCTATCACGGGACGTACTACGTCGTCGGCCACTTCCATCTCATCGTCGTCGGCATCATTCCGTTCCTGATGATTGCCGCGAGCTACTACTGGTACCCGCTCATCACTGGCCGGTGGTACGACACGCGGATGGCGAGGTTTCAGGCACTGTTGATCGTCTTTGGCTCGTTCGTGACGTTCATGACGTTGCTGGTCATCGGCGGGCTGGGGCTCCCGCGACGGCAGGCGATCTACCCGCCGGAGTATCAGCTTGCCCAACAGATTGCGACCGTGGGCGGCTACATCATCGGCCTGAGCGCCTTGTTATGGCTGTATAACATGCTTGTCTCGTACTGGCGAGGGACGCCCGTGACCACAACGGACCCGTGGGGCCTGAAGGCGACGAGCCAGTTCACCCGCGAGTGGCAGTGGTTCGAACAGCACATGATGGACAAATACGACATGGAGCCGACGGAGCCCGAGACGACACGGCGCTCCTACGCCCCCGAAGCCGAACCGACCGGGCTGGCCGGCGGCGTCGGCACCGTCGCCCAGACGGTCTCTCGGAACGCCTGGATGGCCGCAGTCGGCGGGTTCGTCGGCACGGTCCTGATGAGCGGCGGACTCATCACGGCGATACTCATTGGCGTCCTCGACCCGGTTTCGTTCGGTGAAATCGCCGAACTGGTCGGGCTGCCCGCGAATCCGGCAATCGGCGCGGTCCTGTTCCTCGTTGGCGGGACCGTCACCTGGCCGCTCCTGTTCCTTGCCTTCTCCGACTACCTCCCCGGTCGCCTCCTGTTCGAGACCGGGCTGGTGTTTGCGACACTGATATCTAGCGGGTTCGCCATCGCGTTTTACACCGGCCAGAGCGGGCTTACGTTCATCGGGTACCTCACGTTCGTGCTTGTCTCTCACTGGGCGTACGGCATTGGGCTAACCGTGACCTTCCAGTACCTCAAATCGGACGAGGCGCTCCGCAGCCGCGGCGGAGGAGGAAGCTAA
- the coxB gene encoding cytochrome c oxidase subunit II, producing MRLRRRVIQASLVVVGLSLLAAPATAQSVNRAAIDDLNEQLLYVALPLTLFVELTLVYVIYRFRNNDDPKPTVDDPALEVTWTAATGAILVFVGVSAFVVMANPYITPAAAETSADGGDAFADDTEIDVLAYQWGWEFSYADANVTTEEQLVLPADQNVTFRLQTTDVIHAIYIPQLGVKQDIFPGRTMTARTHATEPGEYRLYCAEMCGAGHSKMDATVVVKNQSAYDAWMENQTTAAG from the coding sequence ATGCGTCTCCGGCGGCGCGTGATTCAGGCGAGCCTTGTCGTGGTCGGGCTCTCGTTACTTGCTGCTCCGGCCACAGCGCAGTCGGTCAACAGGGCAGCTATCGACGACCTCAACGAACAACTCCTGTACGTTGCTCTGCCACTGACGTTATTCGTGGAACTCACGCTCGTGTACGTGATCTACCGGTTCCGGAACAACGACGACCCGAAGCCAACGGTCGACGACCCGGCATTAGAGGTAACCTGGACGGCCGCGACGGGTGCGATACTCGTCTTCGTCGGTGTCTCGGCGTTCGTGGTGATGGCCAACCCATACATCACGCCTGCAGCGGCCGAGACATCCGCCGACGGTGGCGACGCCTTCGCGGACGATACGGAGATAGACGTACTCGCCTACCAGTGGGGGTGGGAGTTCTCGTATGCCGATGCGAACGTCACGACTGAGGAACAGCTCGTGCTTCCAGCCGACCAGAACGTCACGTTCAGACTGCAGACGACAGACGTGATTCACGCTATCTACATTCCGCAACTGGGCGTCAAACAGGACATCTTCCCCGGCCGGACGATGACGGCCCGAACGCACGCGACAGAACCCGGCGAGTACCGGTTGTACTGCGCCGAGATGTGTGGGGCCGGGCATAGCAAGATGGACGCCACCGTCGTCGTCAAGAACCAGTCCGCCTACGACGCCTGGATGGAAAACCAGACGACTGCAGCTGGGTAG
- the panB gene encoding 3-methyl-2-oxobutanoate hydroxymethyltransferase translates to MPTVRDLQAMAGEEPITMLTAYDAVTASIVDDTGVDVILVGDSMGNAVLGHDDTLPVTLDEMASRVGAVARGADDALVVADMPFLSFGADESESIQNCGRMLKEEGANAVKLESGPHTVELTDRLTDLGIPTMAHLGLTPQSVNQTGYTRQATGREEAEEIVDLAREHENAGAFALVLEHIPSNLAAQVTETVDIPTIGIGAGGDCDGQVLVFTDVVGLSESSPPFAEQFGDVRGEVADAVDEYIDAVESGEFPGKSHSHTEDELDDLY, encoded by the coding sequence ATGCCAACTGTCCGGGACCTGCAGGCGATGGCTGGTGAGGAGCCGATCACGATGCTGACAGCGTACGATGCTGTTACCGCCAGCATCGTTGACGACACCGGCGTAGATGTCATTCTCGTCGGCGACAGCATGGGGAACGCCGTCCTCGGCCACGACGACACGCTCCCGGTCACGCTCGACGAGATGGCCTCCCGGGTCGGTGCGGTCGCACGCGGCGCAGACGACGCGCTTGTCGTCGCCGATATGCCGTTTCTCTCCTTCGGCGCGGACGAAAGCGAGAGCATCCAGAACTGCGGGCGAATGCTGAAAGAGGAGGGCGCAAACGCGGTCAAGCTCGAATCCGGGCCGCACACGGTCGAGCTGACTGACCGGCTGACGGACCTCGGCATCCCGACGATGGCCCACCTCGGGCTCACGCCACAGAGCGTGAACCAGACCGGCTACACCAGACAGGCGACCGGTCGGGAGGAGGCCGAGGAGATCGTCGACCTCGCGCGAGAACACGAGAACGCCGGTGCGTTCGCGCTGGTACTCGAACACATCCCGTCGAACCTCGCCGCTCAGGTCACCGAGACCGTCGATATCCCGACAATCGGTATCGGGGCCGGCGGTGACTGCGACGGCCAAGTACTCGTGTTCACCGACGTGGTCGGCCTCTCCGAGTCCAGCCCGCCGTTCGCCGAGCAGTTCGGCGACGTACGCGGCGAGGTAGCCGACGCTGTCGACGAGTACATCGACGCCGTTGAGTCCGGTGAGTTCCCGGGCAAGTCACACAGCCACACCGAAGACGAACTCGACGACCTGTACTGA